The Sphingosinithalassobacter sp. CS137 genome includes a region encoding these proteins:
- a CDS encoding trehalose-6-phosphate synthase — translation MTRLIVISNRVSAPTGSHSGAQGGLAVALSAALREYSGMWFGWSGEITDQFTGHINFQRHQGVTSATIDLEEQDIEEYYNGYANRTLWPLFHYRIDLAEYERDFAGGYQRTNERFAETVRPLIEPEDAIWVQDYHMFPLGNELRKRGCNNRLGFFLHIPWPPRRLLNTLPEASELVETLFAYDVIGFHTQEWLESFVDFAVHDLGATASDDDIVSLNGRSVKLLNCPIGIDASEFMAMADSEAAKAAFEKMRRSANGRAMIVGVDRLDYSKGLEERFLGYERFLREHSEERKEVFLLQIAPPSRAAVESYQRIRTTLESLSGHINGEFADLDWVPIRYVNQGYPRDELFGVYRAARIGLVTPLRDGMNLVAKEYVAAQDPEDPGVLILSRFAGAAAQLPQALLVNPLSAEEISDAILRALDMPLAERKERWEAMRKCVVEEDVVWWRQRFTEALMAVPEARVAPAEDRRSEVAD, via the coding sequence ATGACCCGACTGATCGTCATTTCCAATCGAGTGTCCGCGCCCACCGGCTCGCATTCGGGCGCGCAGGGCGGGCTGGCCGTGGCGCTGTCCGCGGCGCTGCGCGAATATAGCGGCATGTGGTTCGGATGGTCGGGAGAGATCACCGACCAGTTCACCGGCCATATCAATTTCCAGCGGCATCAGGGCGTCACGTCGGCGACGATCGACCTCGAGGAACAGGACATCGAGGAATATTACAACGGCTACGCCAATCGCACGCTGTGGCCGCTGTTCCATTACCGCATCGACCTTGCCGAATATGAGCGCGATTTCGCCGGCGGCTATCAGCGCACCAACGAACGCTTCGCCGAGACGGTCCGGCCGCTGATCGAGCCCGAGGACGCGATCTGGGTCCAGGATTACCACATGTTCCCGCTCGGCAACGAGCTGCGCAAGCGCGGGTGCAACAATCGCCTCGGCTTCTTTCTCCACATTCCCTGGCCGCCGCGGCGCCTGCTCAACACGCTTCCCGAAGCCTCGGAGCTGGTGGAGACGCTGTTCGCCTATGACGTGATCGGCTTTCACACGCAGGAATGGCTCGAAAGCTTCGTCGATTTCGCGGTCCACGATCTCGGCGCCACGGCGTCGGACGACGACATCGTCTCGCTCAACGGCCGCTCGGTGAAGCTGCTCAATTGCCCGATCGGGATCGACGCGTCCGAATTCATGGCGATGGCCGACAGCGAGGCCGCCAAGGCCGCGTTTGAGAAGATGCGGCGCAGCGCCAACGGCCGGGCGATGATCGTTGGAGTCGATCGGCTCGACTATTCCAAGGGGCTCGAGGAACGGTTCCTCGGCTATGAGCGCTTCCTTCGCGAGCACAGCGAGGAACGCAAGGAAGTCTTCCTGCTCCAGATCGCCCCGCCCTCGCGCGCCGCAGTCGAAAGCTACCAGCGCATCCGCACCACGCTCGAAAGCCTGTCGGGGCACATCAACGGCGAGTTCGCCGATCTCGACTGGGTGCCGATCCGCTATGTGAACCAGGGCTATCCGCGCGACGAGCTGTTCGGCGTCTATCGCGCGGCCCGGATCGGCCTCGTCACTCCGCTGCGCGATGGCATGAATCTGGTCGCCAAGGAATATGTCGCCGCGCAGGATCCCGAGGATCCCGGCGTGCTCATCCTCTCGCGCTTCGCCGGTGCCGCGGCCCAGCTTCCACAGGCGCTGCTCGTCAATCCGCTCAGCGCCGAGGAAATCTCCGACGCGATCCTGCGCGCGCTCGACATGCCGCTCGCCGAGCGCAAGGAGCGCTGGGAAGCGATGCGCAAATGCGTGGTCGAGGAAGACGTGGTCTGGTGGCGCCAGCGCTTCACCGAGGCGCTGATGGCGGTTCCGGAGGCGCGGGTGGCGCCGGCTGAGGATCGTCGATCCGAGGTTGCGGACTGA
- a CDS encoding mechanosensitive ion channel family protein, with product MEAQPQGPLLRSLVIAAIAVVVALALHQILLVVLRRMAHRTELLSSRELVRRLRSPTRWLLIALALAWVEPALELDARTEHVWERVAGLLVPALVGWLAVALIGVAGALVQARTDITQADNLLARRRRTRASILFRIATFAVIVITFCAMLMSIPSVRSIGITIAASAGLAALAVGAAAQPALKNLIAGIQMAFTEPIRIDDVVIIEGEWGRIEEIRLTFVVVKIWDERRLVVPVSKFLEESFQNWTRQTSELLGSVFWYLDPATDIDRFRAKLAELVEANPRWDGRFYNVQVTDTKVDGAIEVRGLMTAKDASTAFDLRCDLREAMLKFVREQMPEAVVRRRGAIEISPQPRIDDPQPAPPAPPEPPSAPR from the coding sequence ATCGAGGCGCAGCCGCAAGGGCCGCTTCTGCGAAGCCTCGTCATCGCGGCGATCGCCGTGGTCGTGGCGCTGGCGCTCCACCAGATCCTGCTGGTCGTGCTGCGCCGCATGGCGCACCGCACCGAGCTGCTTTCCAGCCGGGAACTGGTGCGGCGCCTCCGGAGCCCGACGCGCTGGCTGCTGATCGCCCTTGCACTCGCGTGGGTGGAGCCGGCGCTGGAGCTCGATGCGCGCACCGAGCATGTCTGGGAGCGCGTAGCGGGCCTGCTCGTCCCGGCGCTGGTGGGCTGGCTGGCGGTGGCGCTGATCGGGGTTGCCGGCGCGCTCGTGCAGGCCCGCACCGATATTACGCAGGCCGACAATCTGCTCGCGCGACGGCGGCGGACGCGGGCTTCGATCCTGTTCCGCATCGCGACTTTCGCCGTGATCGTGATCACATTTTGCGCGATGCTGATGAGCATCCCGAGCGTCCGGAGCATCGGCATCACGATCGCGGCCTCGGCGGGGCTCGCTGCGCTGGCGGTGGGCGCCGCCGCGCAGCCTGCGCTCAAAAATCTGATCGCCGGCATCCAGATGGCGTTCACCGAGCCGATCCGTATCGACGACGTCGTCATCATCGAAGGCGAATGGGGACGGATCGAGGAGATCCGGCTGACCTTCGTGGTGGTCAAGATCTGGGACGAGCGGCGGCTCGTGGTGCCCGTCTCGAAGTTCCTGGAAGAGAGCTTCCAGAACTGGACCCGCCAGACGAGCGAGCTGCTGGGCAGCGTCTTCTGGTATCTCGATCCGGCGACGGACATCGACCGCTTCCGCGCCAAGCTGGCCGAGCTGGTCGAGGCCAACCCGCGCTGGGACGGGCGCTTCTACAACGTCCAGGTCACGGACACGAAAGTGGACGGCGCAATCGAAGTACGCGGGCTGATGACCGCCAAGGACGCATCGACCGCGTTCGATCTGCGCTGCGATCTGCGCGAGGCGATGCTGAAGTTCGTGCGCGAGCAAATGCCGGAGGCGGTCGTCCGCCGCCGCGGCGCAATCGAGATCAGTCCGCAACCTCGGATCGACGATCCTCAGCCGGCGCCACCCGCGCCTCCGGAACCGCCATCAGCGCCTCGGTGA
- a CDS encoding oligosaccharide flippase family protein: MITWASTFLVIRILSPSDYGLFAMTQVVLVLLNMLNGYGLASALIQRREAGRHAQRQLFGLLLLLNLALALAQVALAPLAAAYYRQPIVADLLRVQALLYLATPFIALPYALLARAMDFKKQAQVNLVSAVAGAVAALAGALAGLGVWTLVLAPIVLFGVRALGMTIAARTLMWPSFDFRGAGDMIRFGGIMATGQIFWFLQSQADVFIAGRVFDPHLLGIYTTSLFLAQIFVAKFVPPLNEVAFSAYSRMQEDRRAAAGAFTTAARLVMLVGMPFYLGLAATAEPLVLTVLGEKWREAIPVVHLLALAMPFMTLQVLFAPASDACGRPGVAARNAMIGAILLPLAFLAGLHWGLLGLAAAWLVAYPVFLAITAWRTLPVIGVRPRALIEAVAPPVLAALAMAAVVVLLDSVLPPMATPAHLALLAAAGAAAYCAALLVFARAMVKEMVALIRNR; encoded by the coding sequence ATGATCACCTGGGCCTCCACGTTCCTCGTGATTCGAATCCTCTCGCCCAGCGATTACGGCCTCTTCGCCATGACTCAGGTCGTGCTGGTCCTGCTCAACATGCTGAACGGCTATGGCCTGGCCAGCGCGCTCATCCAGCGGCGCGAGGCGGGGCGGCACGCGCAGCGTCAGCTCTTCGGGCTGCTGCTGCTGCTCAATCTTGCGCTCGCGCTCGCCCAGGTCGCGCTCGCTCCCCTCGCCGCCGCTTATTATCGCCAGCCGATCGTCGCCGATCTGCTGCGCGTGCAGGCGCTGCTCTATCTGGCGACTCCGTTCATCGCCCTTCCCTATGCGCTGCTGGCGCGCGCGATGGACTTCAAGAAGCAGGCGCAGGTGAATCTCGTCTCGGCCGTCGCCGGCGCGGTCGCCGCGCTCGCGGGCGCGCTCGCGGGGCTGGGCGTCTGGACGCTCGTGCTCGCGCCGATCGTGCTGTTCGGGGTGCGGGCGCTGGGCATGACGATCGCGGCGCGCACGCTGATGTGGCCCAGCTTCGATTTCCGCGGCGCGGGCGACATGATTCGATTCGGCGGCATCATGGCGACCGGGCAGATCTTCTGGTTCCTCCAGAGCCAGGCCGATGTGTTCATCGCCGGGCGGGTGTTCGATCCGCACCTGCTGGGCATCTATACGACCAGCCTGTTCCTCGCGCAGATCTTCGTCGCCAAATTCGTGCCGCCGCTCAACGAAGTCGCCTTCTCGGCCTATTCCCGGATGCAGGAGGATCGCCGCGCCGCCGCCGGCGCCTTCACCACGGCGGCGCGGCTGGTGATGCTCGTCGGCATGCCCTTCTATCTCGGCCTCGCCGCCACCGCCGAGCCGCTGGTGCTCACGGTGCTGGGCGAAAAGTGGCGCGAGGCGATTCCCGTCGTCCATCTGCTGGCACTCGCGATGCCGTTCATGACGCTCCAGGTGCTGTTCGCGCCGGCCAGCGACGCCTGCGGCCGGCCGGGCGTGGCGGCGCGCAACGCGATGATCGGCGCGATCCTGCTTCCGCTCGCCTTCCTCGCTGGCCTGCATTGGGGATTGCTCGGCCTCGCCGCAGCGTGGCTCGTCGCCTATCCGGTCTTTCTGGCGATCACTGCCTGGCGCACGCTGCCGGTGATCGGCGTTCGGCCGCGGGCGCTGATCGAAGCGGTGGCGCCGCCGGTGCTCGCCGCGCTCGCGATGGCGGCGGTCGTCGTACTGCTCGATTCCGTGCTGCCGCCGATGGCGACGCCGGCGCATCTCGCGCTGCTCGCCGCCGCCGGCGCCGCCGCCTATTGCGCCGCGCTGCTGGTTTTCGCGCGCGCGATGGTGAAGGAAATGGTCGCGCTGATCCGCAACCGCTGA
- a CDS encoding CBS domain-containing protein, protein MTIAAILGGKGHDVVSIAGDRTVREAVALLASRRIGAVPVMDGAGVVGIFSERDVIYCLERDGAATLDRPVRDVMTAPAITVASQEDALDALSLMTRRRIRHLPVVDSGRMVGFVSIGDLVKYRIEKIQSEAAAMRDYIQQA, encoded by the coding sequence ATGACCATCGCGGCAATCCTGGGCGGGAAGGGGCACGATGTGGTCTCGATCGCCGGTGATCGGACCGTCAGGGAAGCCGTCGCGTTGCTTGCGTCGCGGCGGATCGGCGCAGTCCCGGTGATGGACGGCGCGGGAGTCGTCGGGATCTTTTCCGAACGCGACGTGATCTATTGCCTCGAACGCGACGGCGCGGCGACGCTCGATCGCCCGGTCCGCGACGTGATGACCGCCCCGGCGATTACCGTCGCTTCGCAGGAAGACGCGCTCGACGCACTTTCGCTGATGACCCGCCGGCGCATCCGCCACCTGCCGGTGGTCGATTCGGGCCGGATGGTCGGCTTCGTCTCGATCGGCGATCTGGTGAAATACCGGATCGAGAAGATCCAGTCCGAAGCGGCGGCGATGCGCGACTATATCCAGCAGGCCTGA
- a CDS encoding DUF4167 domain-containing protein, translating to MMNNRQAGRRRGRGGQRSPNSPNRGADGNRIDNRARGNAAQLLEKYKNLARDAQMQGDRVNSEYYLQFADHYFRVLNENRARFEENNRRQRDDSDEDEEYEAEGDGRRQDEQRADEDRGDRNERGDRNERGNRGDRNERGDRAERGERRNGRANGHANGAEQREGQSDESERNEAGSEEAPKRRRGRPKRDAAEAEAPAGIDADRLPPSLGAEDGEEAPKPRRRRTAKPKAEGDGENVTSAA from the coding sequence TTGATGAACAATCGTCAGGCCGGCCGCCGGCGCGGTCGTGGCGGGCAGCGCTCGCCGAACAGCCCGAACCGGGGTGCAGACGGCAATCGCATCGACAACCGCGCCCGCGGCAATGCCGCCCAGCTTCTCGAGAAGTACAAGAATCTCGCGCGCGACGCGCAGATGCAGGGCGATCGCGTGAACTCGGAATATTATCTCCAGTTCGCCGACCATTATTTCCGCGTGCTCAACGAGAACCGCGCCCGCTTCGAGGAAAACAACCGCCGCCAGCGCGACGATTCCGACGAGGACGAGGAATATGAGGCGGAGGGCGACGGCCGCCGCCAGGACGAGCAGCGCGCCGACGAGGATCGCGGCGACCGCAACGAGCGCGGCGACCGCAACGAGCGCGGCAATCGCGGAGACCGGAACGAGCGCGGCGACCGCGCCGAGCGTGGCGAACGCCGCAACGGCCGAGCCAACGGCCACGCCAACGGCGCCGAACAGCGCGAGGGCCAGTCGGACGAAAGCGAGCGCAACGAAGCCGGCTCCGAAGAGGCGCCCAAGCGCCGCCGCGGCCGCCCGAAGCGCGACGCCGCCGAGGCCGAAGCGCCCGCAGGCATCGACGCCGACCGGCTGCCGCCGTCGCTGGGTGCCGAGGATGGCGAGGAGGCGCCCAAGCCGCGTCGCCGCCGCACCGCCAAGCCCAAGGCGGAAGGCGATGGCGAGAACGTAACCTCCGCCGCCTGA
- the prmC gene encoding peptide chain release factor N(5)-glutamine methyltransferase — MTARAALAEAARRLEPVSRTPRLDAELLMAHALGVEREALLLGRLGDPAPAAFEPLVARRLAREPIAYILGRRAFWTIDVEVGPGALVPRPDSETLLEAAVAHFGEQAPARVLDLGTGPGTLLLAALDQWPGAQGLGIDRSDTVLAYARRNAARLGMTERARFARGDWAAGIDARFDLVLANPPYIGTDEALDENVRLHEPHEALFAGADGLDAYRVLVPQIPRLLAAGGVAAVEIGAGQAEAVRALARTAGLSAEVRLDLGGRPRAVILT, encoded by the coding sequence ATGACCGCGCGCGCCGCGCTTGCGGAAGCGGCGCGGCGGCTGGAGCCGGTGAGCCGGACGCCGCGGCTCGATGCCGAATTGCTGATGGCGCATGCGCTGGGCGTGGAGCGCGAGGCGCTGCTGCTCGGCCGGCTGGGCGATCCGGCACCGGCAGCGTTCGAGCCGCTGGTCGCTCGGCGGCTGGCGCGCGAACCGATCGCTTATATCCTGGGCCGCCGCGCCTTCTGGACGATCGACGTCGAAGTGGGCCCCGGAGCGCTGGTGCCGCGGCCCGACAGCGAGACGCTGCTCGAGGCGGCAGTGGCGCATTTCGGCGAGCAGGCGCCGGCGCGCGTGCTCGACCTGGGGACCGGGCCGGGAACGCTGCTGCTCGCCGCGCTCGATCAATGGCCGGGCGCGCAGGGGCTGGGCATCGACCGCTCGGACACGGTGCTCGCCTATGCGCGGCGCAACGCGGCGCGGCTGGGCATGACGGAGCGGGCGCGGTTCGCCCGCGGCGACTGGGCCGCGGGAATCGACGCACGGTTCGACCTGGTGCTCGCCAACCCGCCCTATATCGGGACGGACGAGGCGCTGGACGAGAACGTCCGGCTGCACGAGCCGCACGAGGCGCTGTTCGCCGGGGCGGACGGCCTCGACGCCTATCGCGTTCTGGTGCCGCAGATCCCGCGATTGCTGGCGGCGGGCGGAGTTGCGGCGGTCGAGATCGGCGCGGGCCAGGCCGAGGCGGTGCGCGCGCTGGCCAGGACGGCCGGGCTGTCGGCCGAGGTGCGCCTCGACCTTGGCGGGCGGCCGCGCGCCGTGATCCTGACTTGA
- the prfA gene encoding peptide chain release factor 1, whose protein sequence is MIRIPADRIAAIEARRDELQAMMATGDLPGDRFVEVSKEYAELEPVAQAAGEVRRLRAEAESLKAMTRDGDAELRALASEELHANDSQLGEAERRLALALLPRDAADERPAMLEIRAGTGGDEAALFAGDLLRMYQRYADSRGWKVELISASPSEAGGFKEVIASVEGRGVFARLKFESGVHRVQRVPATESGGRIHTSAATVAVLPEAEDVDVQIEEKDLRIDIYRSSGAGGQHVNTTDSAIRITHLPTGIVVTQQDQRSQHKNREKAMKVLRTRLYETERERKANERAGARKSMVGSGDRSERIRTYNFPQGRVTDHRINLTLHRLPEILEGELDELIGALTAEDEAERLAQLDTA, encoded by the coding sequence ATGATTCGCATTCCGGCCGATCGCATCGCCGCCATCGAGGCGCGGCGCGACGAATTGCAGGCGATGATGGCGACCGGCGACTTGCCGGGCGACCGCTTTGTCGAGGTTTCGAAGGAATATGCCGAGCTGGAGCCGGTCGCGCAGGCGGCGGGCGAGGTGCGGCGGCTGCGCGCCGAGGCGGAGAGCCTGAAGGCAATGACGCGCGACGGCGACGCCGAGCTGCGGGCACTGGCTTCGGAGGAATTGCACGCGAACGACTCGCAGCTCGGCGAGGCCGAGCGCCGGCTGGCGCTGGCGCTGCTGCCGCGCGACGCCGCCGACGAGCGGCCGGCGATGCTCGAGATCCGCGCCGGGACCGGCGGCGACGAGGCGGCGCTGTTCGCGGGCGACCTGCTGCGCATGTATCAGCGCTATGCCGACAGCCGGGGGTGGAAGGTAGAGCTGATCTCCGCATCGCCGTCCGAAGCGGGCGGGTTCAAGGAAGTGATCGCATCGGTCGAGGGACGCGGGGTGTTCGCGCGGCTGAAGTTCGAAAGCGGCGTGCATCGCGTGCAGCGCGTGCCCGCGACCGAATCGGGCGGGCGCATCCATACCTCGGCGGCGACGGTGGCGGTGCTCCCCGAAGCCGAGGACGTCGACGTGCAGATCGAGGAGAAGGACCTGCGGATCGACATCTATCGCTCGTCGGGCGCGGGCGGCCAGCATGTGAACACCACCGACAGCGCGATCCGCATCACCCATCTGCCGACCGGCATCGTCGTGACGCAGCAGGACCAGCGCTCGCAGCACAAGAATCGCGAGAAGGCGATGAAGGTGCTGCGCACGCGGCTCTACGAGACCGAGCGCGAGCGCAAGGCGAACGAACGCGCGGGCGCGCGCAAGTCGATGGTCGGCTCCGGCGACCGTTCGGAGCGCATCCGCACCTATAATTTCCCGCAGGGACGCGTGACCGATCATCGCATCAACCTGACGCTGCACCGGCTGCCCGAGATATTGGAGGGCGAACTCGACGAACTGATCGGCGCTCTGACCGCGGAGGACGAGGCCGAGCGGCTGGCGCAGCTCGACACGGCATGA
- the hisS gene encoding histidine--tRNA ligase encodes MARIETPNRIRGTQDIFGDEQRRFAAVLETFERVRRLFAFQRVDVPVFEATAVFARSLGETTDVVSKEMYSFEDRGGDSLTLRPEFTAGIARAYLTEGWQQHAPMKLVTSGPAFRYERPQKGRFRQFHQLDAEILGAGEPAAEIELLTFASQLLDELGIGDEVTLQLNTLGDVETRDAWRAALVAHFESRKDELSEDSLARLEKNPLRILDSKDPRDRPAADSAPDIDAFLTAEARGFFAAVTAGLDAAGVAWTRNPRLVRGLDYYRHTAFEFVTDRLGAQGTVLAGGRYDGLIEQLGGPPTPGIGWAAGIERLAMLVSEPAPEQIDAAVVPMGEAAAVRAQEVIAGLRRAGVSADMGFRGNMKKRMAKANAQGARFAVILGDDELERGEAAVKDLASGEQMSVPLDRLAVVVADMVIEAELRAEGDDASERLIEAGLVRRGDEAQPR; translated from the coding sequence ATGGCACGCATCGAAACCCCCAACCGCATTCGCGGCACGCAGGATATTTTCGGAGACGAGCAGCGGCGCTTCGCAGCCGTGCTCGAGACGTTCGAGCGCGTGCGGCGCCTGTTCGCCTTCCAGCGAGTCGACGTCCCCGTCTTCGAGGCGACCGCCGTTTTCGCGCGCTCGCTGGGCGAGACCACCGACGTGGTTTCGAAGGAGATGTACAGCTTCGAGGACCGCGGCGGCGATTCGCTGACGCTGCGGCCCGAGTTCACGGCGGGCATCGCGCGCGCCTATCTGACCGAAGGCTGGCAGCAGCATGCGCCGATGAAGCTGGTGACGAGCGGGCCGGCGTTTCGCTACGAGCGGCCGCAGAAGGGCCGGTTCCGCCAGTTCCACCAGCTTGACGCCGAGATCCTGGGCGCAGGCGAGCCGGCGGCGGAGATCGAACTGCTGACCTTCGCGAGCCAGCTGCTCGACGAGCTGGGCATCGGCGACGAAGTGACGCTGCAGCTCAACACGCTGGGCGATGTGGAGACGCGCGACGCCTGGCGGGCGGCGCTGGTGGCGCATTTCGAGAGCCGCAAGGACGAGCTTTCCGAGGACAGCCTGGCGCGGCTGGAGAAGAATCCGCTGCGCATCCTCGATTCGAAGGATCCCCGCGACCGGCCTGCGGCGGACAGCGCGCCGGACATCGACGCGTTTCTGACCGCGGAGGCGCGCGGCTTCTTCGCGGCGGTGACGGCGGGGCTCGACGCGGCGGGAGTGGCATGGACGCGCAATCCGCGGCTGGTGCGCGGGCTCGACTATTATCGCCATACCGCGTTCGAGTTCGTCACCGATCGGCTGGGCGCGCAGGGCACGGTGCTGGCCGGCGGGCGCTATGACGGGCTGATCGAACAGCTCGGTGGACCGCCGACGCCCGGTATCGGCTGGGCGGCGGGTATCGAGCGGCTGGCGATGCTGGTGAGCGAACCGGCGCCCGAGCAAATCGACGCGGCGGTGGTGCCGATGGGCGAGGCGGCGGCGGTGCGCGCGCAGGAGGTGATCGCCGGGCTGCGTCGCGCCGGGGTCTCGGCCGACATGGGCTTTCGCGGCAACATGAAGAAGCGGATGGCGAAGGCCAATGCGCAGGGCGCGCGCTTTGCCGTGATCCTGGGCGACGACGAGCTGGAACGCGGCGAGGCGGCAGTGAAGGACCTCGCCTCGGGCGAGCAGATGAGCGTGCCGCTCGACCGATTGGCGGTGGTGGTTGCCGACATGGTCATCGAAGCCGAGCTGCGCGCCGAGGGCGACGACGCGAGCGAGCGGCTGATCGAGGCCGGGCTGGTGCGCCGGGGGGACGAGGCGCAGCCGCGATGA
- the hemW gene encoding radical SAM family heme chaperone HemW produces MATHPSPAPEPLALYVHWPFCVSKCPYCDFNSHVRERVDQAAWRESLLADLAHEAALLPGRRLGSIFFGGGTPSLMPPETVAALIAAAQRHWSVDSGIEITLEANPSSVEAARFADLAAAGVNRVSLGLQALDDDALAFLGRAHGVAEGLAALETAQSVFARTSFDLIYARPGQSLGAWEAELARALAFGTEHLSLYQLTIEPGTRFATLAARGDLTIPDPDAAADLFEATRAITASAGLPAYEISNHARPGAESRHNLTYWRYGDYAGVGPGAHGRRTGLATFRRKKPENWMAALARNGHGIETEEPLAPRDRAVEALLMGLRLAEGVDLARIAALAGGAAPIDDAAVNRLVAQRLLARSGTRLAATDAGMPVLEAILRAVVDG; encoded by the coding sequence ATGGCGACGCACCCTTCCCCCGCTCCCGAGCCGCTGGCGCTCTACGTCCACTGGCCGTTCTGCGTCTCGAAATGCCCCTATTGCGACTTCAACAGCCATGTCCGCGAGCGTGTGGATCAGGCCGCGTGGCGCGAATCGCTGCTCGCCGATCTCGCGCATGAGGCGGCGCTGCTGCCCGGGCGGCGGCTCGGCTCGATCTTCTTCGGCGGCGGCACGCCGTCGCTGATGCCGCCCGAAACGGTCGCGGCGCTGATCGCCGCGGCGCAGCGTCACTGGAGCGTCGATTCGGGCATCGAGATCACGCTCGAAGCCAATCCCTCCTCGGTCGAGGCGGCGCGCTTCGCCGATCTCGCCGCCGCGGGGGTCAATCGGGTCTCGCTCGGGCTCCAGGCGCTCGACGATGATGCGCTCGCTTTCCTCGGCCGTGCGCACGGCGTGGCGGAGGGGCTCGCCGCGCTCGAAACCGCGCAGTCGGTGTTCGCCCGCACCAGCTTCGATCTGATCTACGCCCGCCCCGGCCAGTCGCTCGGCGCGTGGGAGGCGGAGCTCGCCCGCGCGCTCGCCTTCGGCACCGAGCATCTGTCGCTCTATCAGCTCACCATCGAACCCGGCACGCGCTTCGCCACCCTCGCGGCACGGGGCGATCTGACCATTCCCGATCCCGATGCCGCGGCCGATCTGTTCGAAGCGACTCGCGCGATCACTGCCTCGGCGGGGCTCCCCGCCTATGAGATTTCGAACCACGCGCGCCCCGGCGCCGAAAGCCGGCACAATCTCACTTATTGGCGCTATGGTGACTATGCAGGCGTTGGCCCGGGGGCGCACGGTCGCCGCACCGGGCTCGCCACCTTCCGGCGCAAGAAGCCCGAAAACTGGATGGCGGCGCTCGCCCGCAACGGACACGGCATCGAAACGGAAGAGCCGCTCGCTCCCCGCGACCGGGCGGTCGAGGCGCTGCTGATGGGGCTGCGGCTTGCTGAAGGCGTCGATCTCGCGCGGATCGCCGCGCTTGCGGGCGGCGCGGCTCCGATCGACGACGCCGCAGTGAACCGGCTCGTCGCGCAGCGCCTGCTCGCGCGCTCGGGCACGCGCCTCGCCGCTACCGATGCGGGAATGCCCGTGCTCGAAGCGATCCTCCGCGCGGTCGTCGACGGCTGA
- a CDS encoding penicillin-binding protein activator, which translates to MAEAASKPQRGVLGALRWTALGFAALVAGCASGPRVIPEGPPPTIERPAERAAPPPVQPGLPQDEERHRVALLVPLSGTNAGVGQSIANATMLALLDTNSDRVRITSYDTATGAAEAARRAIADGNGLILGPLLSEDVREVAPIARAADVPVLSFSNDTSVAGDGTYLLGYVPTQSIERVVNYARQNGVTQYAGLIPGGLYGERASTAFVRAVEDAGGEVTAMETYDSRPGSITSAVTRLGRNPFAAVLIAGTGNSAIAAAPLIRRTEGGSDARLLGTELWNTDSSIGSNDVLDGAWFASVPDNYYRQYATKYRTRFGSAPYRLSTLGYDAVLLTVRLARDWRVGQAFPEQRLLDRTGFAGLDGAFRFGRDGVAERMLEVQEIRDGQTVTVSPAPANFEGR; encoded by the coding sequence ATGGCAGAAGCCGCATCGAAGCCGCAACGGGGAGTTCTGGGCGCGTTGCGCTGGACGGCGCTGGGATTCGCCGCGTTGGTGGCGGGTTGCGCCTCCGGGCCGCGCGTGATTCCCGAGGGGCCGCCGCCGACGATCGAGCGCCCCGCCGAGCGAGCGGCGCCGCCGCCGGTGCAGCCGGGACTGCCGCAGGACGAGGAACGTCACCGCGTGGCGCTGCTGGTGCCGCTTTCCGGGACGAATGCCGGTGTCGGCCAGTCGATCGCCAATGCGACCATGCTCGCGCTGCTCGACACCAACAGCGATCGAGTGCGAATCACCAGCTACGACACCGCGACCGGGGCCGCCGAAGCCGCCCGCCGCGCGATCGCCGACGGCAACGGCCTGATCCTGGGGCCGCTGCTTTCCGAGGACGTGCGCGAAGTGGCGCCGATCGCACGCGCCGCGGACGTGCCGGTGCTGAGCTTTTCGAACGATACCAGCGTCGCCGGAGACGGCACCTATCTGCTCGGCTATGTTCCCACCCAGTCGATCGAGCGGGTGGTGAATTACGCGCGGCAGAACGGCGTGACGCAATATGCCGGGCTGATCCCCGGCGGCCTTTATGGCGAGCGCGCCTCGACTGCGTTCGTTCGGGCAGTGGAGGACGCCGGCGGCGAAGTGACCGCCATGGAAACCTATGACTCGCGCCCCGGATCGATCACGTCGGCCGTCACTCGGCTGGGGCGCAATCCGTTCGCCGCGGTGCTGATCGCCGGCACCGGCAACAGCGCCATCGCCGCCGCGCCGCTGATCCGGCGTACCGAAGGGGGCAGCGACGCGCGCCTGCTGGGCACCGAATTGTGGAACACCGATTCGTCGATCGGATCGAACGACGTGCTGGACGGCGCCTGGTTCGCGAGCGTGCCCGACAATTACTATCGGCAATATGCCACCAAATATCGTACCCGCTTCGGCTCGGCGCCCTATCGCCTGTCGACGCTCGGCTATGACGCGGTGCTGCTGACCGTGCGGCTGGCGCGCGACTGGCGCGTGGGCCAGGCCTTTCCCGAGCAACGGCTGCTCGACCGTACCGGTTTCGCCGGGCTGGACGGCGCGTTCCGCTTCGGCCGTGACGGAGTGGCGGAGCGGATGCTCGAAGTGCAGGAAATCCGGGATGGCCAGACCGTGACCGTATCCCCCGCGCCGGCGAATTTCGAAGGCCGCTGA